DNA sequence from the Thermoanaerobaculia bacterium genome:
TGCAGGATGACCTCGACGTTATAGCGCTTCTTCAGCCTCGCCACCGCGATCTCGACGTGCAGCTGCCCGGCGCCCGACAGGTGAAACTCCTTGGTCTCCTCGTCGCGCTCGAAATGGAGCGAGGGATCTTCCTCGATCAGCTTGTGGAGAGCGTTGGAGATCTTGTCCTCGTCGGCCTTCGCCTTCGCCTCGATCGCGAACGCGATCGCGGGTTCGGGGAAGGTGATCGACGGAAGCAGCAGGGGATTCTCCTTCGAGGAGAGGCTGTCCCCCGTGAACGTCTCCTTGAGCTTCGCGACCGCCCCGATGTCTCCGGCGTGGACCTCGGCGACCGTCAGGTGCTCCTTCCCCTGCGGCAGGAAGACGCCCGAGAACCGCTCCGGCAGCCCCTTGCCGGAGTTCCAGTACGTCCCGTCGGATTTGAACGTGCCGGAGAACACGCGGAAGTACGTGATCCGGCCCGAGAACGGGTCCGAGATCGTCTTGAAGACCTGCGCGAGCGGCGGCCCGTTCTCGTCGCCCTTGACCAGCGTGTCCTTGCCGTCCTTGTCCTTGGCCGCGATCGAGCTTCCGGCCGCCGACGGGAGGAGCGCGACGCAGGCGTCGAGGAGGCGGAGCACCCCGATCTCGAGCTGCGCCGAGACGCACATGACCGGGAACACCTTGCGCTCGACGATCTCCTCCTGGAGCCCCGGGAGGAGATCGGAGGCGTCGAGAGTGCCGTTGGCGAAGAACTTCTCCATCAGGTGGTCTTCCCCCTCGGCGACCATCTCGACGAGGTTCTTGTGCTCGTCGTCGGCGCGCTCGCGGTATTCCTCCGGGATCGCGCCGTCGAGCCGCTTCCCGTCCCTCAACATGTGCGATTCCATCCGGACGAGGTCGATCGTGCCGCGGAAGTCCTTCTCCGCGCCGACGGGGATCTGGAGCGCCAGCACGCCGCGGCCGAACTTCTTCTGGAGGTCGGCGACGCAGCGCTCGAGCGAAGCCCGTTCGCGGTCCATGCGGTTGACGACGAAGATGACCGGCTTCTTGAACTGCTCGGCGAACTTCCACGCCTTCTCGGTCTGGACCTCGATGCCGGCCACGGCGTCGACGACGATCATCACGGCGTCGGCGGCCGCGACGGCGCAGCGCGCCTCCGAGACGAAGATCCCGTACCCGGGCGCGTCGATGAAGTTGACGCGGGTGTCGCGGTGGATCGCGTGCGCCACGCCGAGGTTGATCGAGATCTTCCGGTCGATCTCCTCGGCGTCGAAATCGGTGACGCACGTGCCGGCGTCGATGTCGCCGGCCCGCGTCACGGCGCCGGCGCGGTGCAGCAGCGCGGATACCAGGGTCGTTTTTCCGACGGTGTTGTGGCCGAGGACGGCCACGTTGCGAATCTCGTTT
Encoded proteins:
- a CDS encoding GTP-binding protein, which encodes MKIFSANEIRNVAVLGHNTVGKTTLVSALLHRAGAVTRAGDIDAGTCVTDFDAEEIDRKISINLGVAHAIHRDTRVNFIDAPGYGIFVSEARCAVAAADAVMIVVDAVAGIEVQTEKAWKFAEQFKKPVIFVVNRMDRERASLERCVADLQKKFGRGVLALQIPVGAEKDFRGTIDLVRMESHMLRDGKRLDGAIPEEYRERADDEHKNLVEMVAEGEDHLMEKFFANGTLDASDLLPGLQEEIVERKVFPVMCVSAQLEIGVLRLLDACVALLPSAAGSSIAAKDKDGKDTLVKGDENGPPLAQVFKTISDPFSGRITYFRVFSGTFKSDGTYWNSGKGLPERFSGVFLPQGKEHLTVAEVHAGDIGAVAKLKETFTGDSLSSKENPLLLPSITFPEPAIAFAIEAKAKADEDKISNALHKLIEEDPSLHFERDEETKEFHLSGAGQLHVEIAVARLKKRYNVEVIL